One Rattus norvegicus strain BN/NHsdMcwi chromosome 20, GRCr8, whole genome shotgun sequence DNA segment encodes these proteins:
- the Slc25a16 gene encoding solute carrier family 25 member 16: MAALVAAAALAAAEPPPAVPQAAGSGGPTSRRDFYWLRSFLAGGIAGCCAKTTVAPLDRVKVLLQAHNHHYKHLGVLSALRAVPQKEGYLGLYKGNGAMMIRIFPYGAIQFMAFEHYKTFITTKLGVSGHVHRLMAGSMAGMTAVICTYPLDVVRVRLAFQVKGEHTYSGIIHAFKTIYAKEGGFLGFYRGLMPTILGMAPYAGVSFFTFGTLKSVGLSYAPTLLGRPSSDNPNVLVLKTHINLLCGGVAGAIAQTISYPFDVTRRRMQLGAVLPEFEKCLTMRETMKYVYGHHGIRRGLYRGLSLNYIRCIPSQAVAFTTYELMKQFFHLN, translated from the exons ATGGCGGCCCTGGTGGCTGCAGCGGCCCTGGCGGCGGCCGAGCCTCCACCCGCGGTGCCGCAGGCGGCGGGGAGCGGGGGCCCGACCTCTCGCCGAGACTTCTACTGGCTGCGTTCCTTCTTAGCCGGAG gtattgCTGGATGCTGTGCCAAAACCACAGTTGCTCCCTTGGATCGAGTAAAGGTTTTATTACAAGCTCACAACCACCATTACAAACATTTAG GGGTACTTTCTGCACTGCGCGCTGTTCCCCAAAAGGAAGGCTACCTTGGATTATATAAAGGAAACGGTGCAATGATGATTCGAATCTTTCCCTACGGTGCAATCCAGTTCATGGCCTTTGAGCATTATAAAACG TTCATTACTACAAAGCTGGGAGTTTCTGGTCATGTGCATAGATTAATGGCTGGATCCATGGCAG GCATGACAGCAGTTATCTGCACTTACCCTCTGGATGTGGTCAGGGTGCGCCTGGCCTTCCAAGTGAAAGGTGAACACACCTATTCAGGGATCATCCATGCGTTCAAGACAATCTATGCCAAG GAAGGTGGTTTCCTTGGATTCTACAGAGGTCTGATGCCTACTATATTAGGAATGGCTCCATATGCAG GTGTTTCCTTTTTTACCTTTGGTACCTTGAAGAGTGTTGGGCTTTCCTATGCTCCCACCCTGCTTGGCCGACCATCGTCCGACAACCCCAACGTCTTAGTCTTGAAAACTCACATAAACTTACTTTGTGGTGGTGTTGCTGGAGCAATAGCACAGACGATATC CTACCCATTTGATGTAACCCGTCGGAGAATGCAGTTGGGGGCAGTCCTACCGGAGTTTGAGAAGTGCCT TACCATGAGGGAGACCATGAAGTATGTCTATGGACACCATGGGATTCGGAGAGGATTGTACCGTGGCTTATCTCTGAACTACATCCGCTGTATTCCCTCTCAAGCTGTGGCTTTCACAACATATGAACTTATGAAGCAATTTTTTCAccttaactaa
- the Slc25a16 gene encoding solute carrier family 25 member 16 isoform X5, translating into MAALVAAAALAAAEPPPAVPQAAGSGGPTSRRDFYWLRSFLAGGIAGCCAKTTVAPLDRVKVLLQAHNHHYKHLGVLSALRAVPQKEGYLGLYKGNGAMMIRIFPYGAIQFMAFEHYKTFITTKLGVSGHVHRLMAGSMAGMTAVICTYPLDVVRVRLAFQVKGEHTYSGIIHAFKTIYAKEGGFLGFYRGLMPTILGMAPYAGVSFFTFGTLKSVGLSYAPTLLGRPSSDNPNVLVLKTHINLLCGGVAGAIAQTISYPFDVTRRRMQLGAVLPEFEKCLVWVIATSFSTVFQYHEGDHEVCLWTPWDSERIVPWLISELHPLYSLSSCGFHNI; encoded by the exons ATGGCGGCCCTGGTGGCTGCAGCGGCCCTGGCGGCGGCCGAGCCTCCACCCGCGGTGCCGCAGGCGGCGGGGAGCGGGGGCCCGACCTCTCGCCGAGACTTCTACTGGCTGCGTTCCTTCTTAGCCGGAG gtattgCTGGATGCTGTGCCAAAACCACAGTTGCTCCCTTGGATCGAGTAAAGGTTTTATTACAAGCTCACAACCACCATTACAAACATTTAG GGGTACTTTCTGCACTGCGCGCTGTTCCCCAAAAGGAAGGCTACCTTGGATTATATAAAGGAAACGGTGCAATGATGATTCGAATCTTTCCCTACGGTGCAATCCAGTTCATGGCCTTTGAGCATTATAAAACG TTCATTACTACAAAGCTGGGAGTTTCTGGTCATGTGCATAGATTAATGGCTGGATCCATGGCAG GCATGACAGCAGTTATCTGCACTTACCCTCTGGATGTGGTCAGGGTGCGCCTGGCCTTCCAAGTGAAAGGTGAACACACCTATTCAGGGATCATCCATGCGTTCAAGACAATCTATGCCAAG GAAGGTGGTTTCCTTGGATTCTACAGAGGTCTGATGCCTACTATATTAGGAATGGCTCCATATGCAG GTGTTTCCTTTTTTACCTTTGGTACCTTGAAGAGTGTTGGGCTTTCCTATGCTCCCACCCTGCTTGGCCGACCATCGTCCGACAACCCCAACGTCTTAGTCTTGAAAACTCACATAAACTTACTTTGTGGTGGTGTTGCTGGAGCAATAGCACAGACGATATC CTACCCATTTGATGTAACCCGTCGGAGAATGCAGTTGGGGGCAGTCCTACCGGAGTTTGAGAAGTGCCT TGTGTGGGTGATTGCTACGTCATTTTCTACTGTCTTTCAGTACCATGAGGGAGACCATGAAGTATGTCTATGGACACCATGGGATTCGGAGAGGATTGTACCGTGGCTTATCTCTGAACTACATCCGCTGTATTCCCTCTCAAGCTGTGGCTTTCACAACATATGA